The Borreliella andersonii genome has a segment encoding these proteins:
- a CDS encoding calcium/sodium antiporter: MEHLIQFFYVGFGIFLLYLGGDLLLKSSVGIATYLKVPTLLIGVTIVSFSTSAPELFTSLVAAFKGKNEIVVSNVIGSNIINMLLALPLAGFFLKIKADFKRLKLSFMFLFLLMFLLLLLSFDFRSYSFFVRPYDRFSSFSILILFLSYLLLFYKEEKLYASLESSFQEGVSNLNQSFNFIFFNLLSFVISMYFLYLGSKLLVDGALYIANNVFNVSEKLIGIILVAFGTSVPELVVSLFAIIRKESDIAFGNIIGSNIFNIGFILASSSFFRPILLQDIYILDFGIMVFITLVLFLVVKFKGVFSRGISIIFLLLYFLYNLMLFNFY, encoded by the coding sequence TTGGAACATTTAATTCAATTTTTTTACGTAGGATTTGGGATTTTTTTATTGTATCTTGGTGGTGATTTACTTTTGAAAAGTTCAGTTGGCATTGCTACTTATTTAAAAGTTCCAACACTTTTAATAGGAGTTACAATAGTATCTTTTTCAACAAGTGCCCCAGAGCTTTTTACAAGTTTGGTGGCGGCTTTTAAGGGTAAAAATGAAATTGTTGTTTCTAATGTTATTGGTAGCAATATTATTAATATGTTGCTTGCTTTGCCTTTAGCAGGATTTTTTTTAAAGATTAAGGCAGATTTTAAAAGACTTAAGCTTTCTTTTATGTTTCTGTTTTTATTAATGTTTCTTCTTTTGTTGCTTTCATTTGATTTTAGATCTTACTCTTTTTTTGTAAGACCTTACGATCGTTTTAGCTCATTTAGTATCTTAATTTTGTTTTTATCCTATCTTTTACTTTTTTATAAAGAAGAAAAATTGTATGCCAGCTTGGAAAGTTCTTTTCAAGAAGGTGTAAGTAATTTAAATCAGAGTTTTAACTTTATATTTTTTAATTTGTTAAGTTTTGTCATTAGTATGTATTTTCTTTATTTGGGATCGAAATTATTGGTAGATGGAGCTCTCTACATTGCCAACAATGTTTTTAATGTTAGTGAAAAGTTGATTGGAATTATACTTGTAGCTTTTGGGACAAGTGTTCCTGAGCTTGTTGTATCTCTTTTTGCAATAATTAGAAAAGAATCAGATATTGCATTTGGTAACATTATTGGTAGTAATATTTTTAATATCGGTTTTATTTTAGCTAGTAGTAGTTTTTTCAGACCTATCTTGTTGCAAGATATTTATATTTTAGATTTTGGTATAATGGTATTTATAACTTTAGTTTTATTTTTAGTGGTTAAATTTAAAGGAGTTTTTAGTAGAGGCATTTCTATAATTTTTTTACTTTTATATTTTTTATATAACTTAATGTTATTTAACTTTTATTGA
- a CDS encoding putative glycoside hydrolase — protein MYMKVFVYWVVIFLFFVFKVFSIYSLTDEEFFKKYSLLFVHKGFLSKNVNGKITKVQVNGVSSRWIYPFHKLVPSRITSIYEDVYSSISFLTTSNNLYVSYDNSKNFRKLVGIDKFNSSAYITSSAFSQDEYKRIAVGTSIHGIYLSVNGAISFKNLNRLIPQIYLGAGYYDIISAIEFSKEEINNLYFSSGVYGDIFLISQKSGFIKKISFPFKKQIIRILDLSSKNVEKILVRTYDNHFYSYINGQWVFIGKLSLQDQDFFEKSQRMQLAKNKGSIYLTAYTLRNKRAVDERFKFIKDSGMNAVVIDFKDDNGNLTYSSKLSLPNKLSSVKNLIDVPYILKKAKELGIYIIARCVVFKDTKLYYYDNFKYALWNKKTNKPWAHVIKKVDSSGLVKYVQVEHWVDIFSPTTWEYNISIAKEIQSFGVDEIQFDYIRFPSDGPVSFAISRMNKYEMQPVDALESFLIMARKQLYVPISVDIYGYNGWFPTNSIGQNISMLADYVDVISPMFYPSHYTDDFLPSNFYYTKRAYRIYKEGSDRALTFSLGRVVIRSYVQAFLLGKERLINEEIYLKYLKFQLKGIKESFGSGFSLWNASNVYYMIKGSLKEYLDSF, from the coding sequence ATGTATATGAAAGTTTTTGTCTATTGGGTAGTTATTTTCTTATTTTTTGTTTTTAAAGTTTTTAGTATATATTCATTGACTGATGAAGAATTTTTTAAAAAATATAGTTTATTGTTTGTTCATAAAGGTTTTTTAAGTAAGAATGTTAATGGGAAAATAACCAAAGTTCAAGTTAATGGGGTAAGCTCTAGGTGGATTTACCCTTTTCACAAGCTTGTTCCTAGTAGAATTACTTCTATTTATGAAGATGTTTATTCTTCAATTTCATTTTTGACTACAAGTAACAATCTTTACGTTTCTTATGATAATTCAAAAAATTTTAGAAAATTAGTGGGAATTGATAAATTTAATAGCAGTGCATATATTACATCGAGTGCCTTTTCTCAAGATGAGTATAAGCGTATTGCCGTTGGAACTTCGATTCATGGCATTTATCTTAGTGTTAATGGAGCTATTAGTTTTAAGAATTTGAATCGTTTAATTCCACAGATTTATTTGGGTGCAGGGTATTACGATATTATTAGTGCTATTGAATTTTCAAAAGAAGAGATAAATAATTTATATTTTTCTTCTGGAGTTTATGGAGATATTTTTTTAATTAGTCAGAAAAGTGGATTTATTAAAAAAATTTCTTTTCCCTTTAAAAAGCAAATAATACGTATTTTAGACTTATCTAGCAAGAATGTAGAAAAAATTTTAGTCAGAACATATGACAATCATTTTTATTCTTATATTAATGGTCAATGGGTATTTATTGGAAAATTATCTTTGCAGGATCAGGACTTTTTTGAAAAATCACAAAGGATGCAGCTTGCTAAAAATAAAGGGTCTATTTATTTAACAGCATATACATTGCGCAATAAAAGGGCAGTTGATGAAAGATTTAAATTTATTAAAGATTCAGGTATGAACGCTGTTGTAATTGATTTTAAAGATGATAATGGTAATTTGACTTATTCTAGCAAACTTTCTTTGCCCAATAAGTTAAGTTCTGTTAAAAATTTGATTGATGTTCCTTATATTCTTAAAAAAGCCAAAGAGCTTGGAATTTATATTATTGCTAGGTGTGTTGTATTTAAAGATACAAAATTGTATTACTATGATAATTTTAAGTATGCTCTTTGGAATAAAAAAACCAATAAACCCTGGGCTCATGTTATTAAAAAAGTTGATTCTAGTGGTCTTGTGAAATATGTGCAAGTAGAGCATTGGGTAGATATTTTTTCCCCTACTACTTGGGAGTATAATATTTCTATTGCAAAAGAAATTCAATCTTTTGGAGTTGACGAGATACAATTTGATTATATTAGATTTCCATCAGATGGGCCCGTGTCTTTTGCAATCTCAAGAATGAATAAGTATGAGATGCAACCTGTTGATGCTCTTGAATCTTTTTTGATTATGGCAAGAAAGCAGCTTTATGTTCCCATTTCTGTCGATATTTATGGATATAATGGCTGGTTTCCTACTAATAGTATTGGGCAAAATATTTCAATGTTAGCAGATTATGTTGACGTTATATCTCCTATGTTTTATCCTTCGCATTATACTGATGATTTTTTGCCAAGCAATTTTTATTATACAAAAAGAGCTTATAGGATTTATAAAGAGGGAAGTGATAGAGCGCTTACTTTTTCTTTAGGTCGGGTTGTTATTAGATCTTATGTTCAAGCTTTTTTATTGGGAAAAGAAAGATTGATAAATGAAGAGATTTATTTAAAGTATTTAAAGTTTCAGCTTAAAGGAATCAAAGAGTCATTTGGTAGTGGTTTTAGTCTTTGGAATGCATCTAACGTTTATTATATGATTAAAGGTAGTTTAAAAGAATATTTAGATTCTTTTTAA
- the malQ gene encoding 4-alpha-glucanotransferase, producing MEYKKIRINLNLVRKSGILLNISSLPSKYGIGDLGKGAYKFIDFLFASSQSYWQMYAYSPIDFTRSPPYSIFSAFAGNVYYIDLEVLDKFIDSDLSLLKENETRYSNLKKLSFKDKFLKEAALNFINRASTDEVRSFEKFKKNSSYWLLDFASFIAFKEYFAKESKNTFNVLFNRGILKRNEKDLFKLRNILSKEIKVQEVLQYFFFSQFQALKRYANDKGIELVMNMPFFMAYDSADVWAHQKYFKLRFDASKDKVAGISPDHFLEQEQAWDNPAYSWNVLKKFKYEWWAKRIGILKRYADIIKIDHFRGFVSTWEVSAGETYALNGLWVKSPGRDFFNFILNEIKDLKIWVEDFENDLEDVSRLRDFFNFPGMKIMKLAFDFDSGNQNLPHNYIKNCIVYTGISDNDTILKFVDSLDDLHKKYIFDYLNTNEDFVVWDVIRSAMGSVSDNVIVPMQDYINLGDRFRSNIPKSTLDNCIFRLLESDLDTDLSQNISFITRLYGRA from the coding sequence ATGGAATATAAAAAAATAAGAATTAATTTAAACCTAGTAAGAAAAAGTGGTATTTTGCTTAACATAAGCTCTTTACCATCTAAATATGGCATTGGGGATTTAGGCAAAGGAGCTTATAAATTTATAGATTTTTTGTTTGCATCTTCTCAAAGTTATTGGCAAATGTATGCTTATTCTCCTATTGATTTTACAAGGTCTCCCCCTTATTCAATTTTTTCGGCTTTTGCTGGTAATGTTTATTATATTGATTTAGAAGTCCTTGACAAATTTATAGATTCAGATTTAAGCCTTTTAAAGGAAAATGAAACCAGGTATTCTAATTTAAAAAAATTAAGTTTTAAAGATAAATTTCTTAAAGAAGCTGCTTTAAATTTTATTAATAGAGCTTCGACTGATGAGGTTAGAAGCTTTGAGAAATTTAAAAAAAATTCTTCTTATTGGCTTTTAGATTTTGCAAGTTTTATTGCATTTAAAGAATATTTTGCTAAAGAATCAAAGAATACTTTTAATGTTCTTTTTAATAGAGGAATTCTTAAAAGAAATGAAAAAGATTTATTTAAATTGAGAAATATCCTTTCAAAAGAGATTAAAGTGCAAGAGGTGTTGCAGTATTTCTTTTTTTCACAGTTTCAAGCTTTAAAGCGCTATGCAAATGATAAGGGGATTGAGCTAGTAATGAATATGCCTTTTTTTATGGCATATGATTCTGCTGATGTTTGGGCACACCAAAAATATTTTAAGCTAAGATTTGATGCAAGTAAAGATAAGGTTGCAGGAATTTCTCCAGATCATTTTTTAGAACAAGAACAAGCTTGGGATAACCCGGCTTATAGTTGGAATGTTTTAAAGAAATTTAAGTATGAATGGTGGGCAAAAAGGATTGGAATTTTAAAAAGGTATGCAGATATAATTAAAATTGATCACTTCAGAGGTTTTGTTTCTACTTGGGAAGTTAGTGCGGGTGAAACTTATGCTTTGAATGGGTTGTGGGTAAAGTCACCAGGACGAGATTTTTTCAATTTTATTTTAAATGAAATTAAAGATTTAAAAATTTGGGTTGAAGATTTTGAAAATGATCTTGAAGATGTTTCAAGGCTAAGAGATTTTTTTAATTTTCCAGGAATGAAAATAATGAAGCTCGCCTTTGATTTTGATTCAGGTAATCAAAATCTTCCTCATAATTATATTAAGAATTGTATAGTTTACACAGGAATTAGCGATAATGATACGATACTAAAATTTGTTGATTCTTTAGATGATTTGCATAAAAAGTATATTTTTGATTATTTAAATACAAATGAGGATTTTGTTGTTTGGGACGTTATAAGAAGTGCCATGGGCAGTGTTTCTGATAACGTAATAGTTCCAATGCAAGACTATATTAATTTGGGAGATAGATTTAGGTCAAATATCCCTAAAAGTACTTTAGATAATTGTATTTTTAGATTGCTAGAAAGTGATTTAGACACTGATTTGAGTCAAAATATAAGTTTTATTACAAGGCTTTATGGCAGGGCTTGA
- a CDS encoding OmpA family protein has product MNTKSTALLLLLFLAQSLAFSSEIFEFKYIKGSKFRLEGTDNQEIFLNGHYNSSSATNIQISSEIKDTKEKFANIKAFFRILKRENIDEPYLLNEEFEETFSINNQGEYIIKANQKRPSVRGIPRFPKTPIKINEKWTYPAEEYIEASKIDKNIKDFVVKFNVNYEYKGKEEYNGKHYHIILSNYESQYNVKNIYFYQKVNQRIYFDNEIGNTYKYSDKYIFEINQNNGQHFKMIGNSFGRVVSIELPNDNLIETEVENYIREKKIKAIDVGKNNKGINLSFDIEFYPNSFQIPQKEYKKIDLIANLLEKFKKNNILIEGHTEQFGSEEEMHELSEKRARAIGNYLIKMKVKNKDQILFKGWGSQKPKYPKSSPLKAKNRRVEITILNN; this is encoded by the coding sequence ATGAATACTAAATCGACTGCGCTGTTGTTACTATTATTTTTAGCTCAAAGCTTAGCTTTTTCTTCTGAAATCTTTGAATTTAAATACATTAAGGGTTCAAAGTTTAGACTAGAAGGCACAGATAATCAAGAAATATTTTTAAACGGCCACTATAATTCAAGCTCTGCTACCAATATTCAAATTTCAAGTGAAATAAAAGACACAAAAGAAAAATTTGCAAACATTAAAGCTTTTTTTAGAATCTTAAAAAGAGAAAACATTGATGAACCTTACCTACTAAATGAAGAGTTTGAAGAAACCTTTAGCATAAATAATCAAGGAGAATATATAATAAAAGCAAATCAAAAAAGACCCTCTGTTAGAGGCATTCCAAGATTTCCAAAAACACCAATCAAAATAAATGAAAAATGGACATATCCTGCAGAAGAATATATAGAAGCGTCAAAAATAGACAAAAATATAAAAGATTTCGTTGTAAAATTTAATGTTAACTACGAATATAAAGGCAAAGAAGAATACAATGGTAAGCATTACCACATAATTCTTTCGAATTATGAATCACAATATAATGTAAAAAACATCTATTTCTACCAAAAAGTAAACCAAAGAATTTATTTTGATAATGAAATTGGCAATACATATAAATACAGCGATAAATATATATTTGAAATAAATCAAAACAATGGCCAACATTTTAAAATGATTGGAAACTCTTTTGGCAGAGTAGTTTCAATTGAACTTCCAAATGATAATCTCATTGAAACTGAAGTTGAAAATTACATACGAGAAAAAAAAATAAAAGCTATTGATGTTGGAAAAAACAACAAAGGCATAAATTTGAGTTTTGACATTGAATTTTATCCTAACTCATTCCAAATACCACAAAAAGAATATAAAAAAATTGACCTTATAGCTAATCTTCTTGAAAAATTTAAAAAAAATAACATTCTAATAGAAGGTCATACTGAACAATTTGGATCAGAAGAAGAGATGCACGAACTCTCTGAAAAAAGAGCTCGTGCAATTGGAAATTATTTAATAAAAATGAAAGTAAAAAACAAAGACCAAATACTATTTAAAGGCTGGGGATCTCAAAAACCAAAATATCCTAAATCTTCCCCATTAAAGGCTAAAAATAGGCGAGTAGAAATTACAATATTAAATAATTAA
- a CDS encoding TraR/DksA family transcriptional regulator has protein sequence MQKASSEHEFIEEIKKFLSAEKREILDSIKSVENSKKEIINNDMYPKDIADIAFDNMDGNNLEALGFVEKRKLNLINQALYRISQNSYGKCLACEKDIARERLLAIPYAFLCISCQTKKEKKNKK, from the coding sequence ATGCAAAAAGCTAGTTCTGAGCATGAATTTATTGAAGAGATCAAAAAATTTCTTTCAGCTGAAAAAAGAGAGATATTAGATTCTATTAAGTCTGTAGAAAATAGCAAAAAAGAAATAATTAATAATGACATGTATCCAAAGGATATTGCTGATATTGCTTTTGATAATATGGATGGAAATAATCTTGAAGCGTTGGGTTTTGTTGAAAAGAGAAAGTTGAATTTAATAAATCAAGCTCTTTATAGAATTTCTCAAAATTCTTACGGTAAGTGCTTGGCTTGTGAAAAAGATATTGCTAGGGAGAGACTGTTAGCTATTCCTTATGCTTTTTTATGTATTAGTTGTCAGACAAAAAAAGAAAAAAAGAACAAAAAATGA
- the infA gene encoding translation initiation factor IF-1 codes for MNIKEEAIETEGVVKESLPNTMFRVELKNKHVVLAHLSGKMRKHFIKIVPGDKVKVELSPYDLTKGRIVYREK; via the coding sequence TTGAATATTAAAGAAGAAGCTATTGAAACTGAAGGGGTTGTAAAAGAATCCCTTCCAAATACCATGTTTAGAGTAGAGCTTAAAAACAAGCACGTTGTACTTGCCCATTTATCTGGCAAGATGAGAAAACATTTCATAAAGATAGTTCCTGGTGATAAAGTAAAAGTTGAATTATCTCCTTATGATCTTACAAAAGGTAGAATAGTATACAGGGAAAAATAA
- a CDS encoding SH3 domain-containing protein, with protein sequence MVIFFIYFFSIARLYSLTGIDFVKNIKVLKGDKFIQIVRLNNPMQDIDINLLKVEINKEVQSNSNVLSISRTTDNNFSFIEIKVEYLFDNLGFIKIPPLKVIYKGDYYLSSEVEVSVLRADEINSFGLPVDLYWDLDKKEVYEYQSIGLILRSNWLSDSNSNEMSGFLPAIKDAMVEKMPIFGDIKYRTFHNKEILDVPFYNFILTPLKGSKNVLIPSFSFNIGSGLVRNTPGLLLKVKPIPGEVKSLAVGTFRIDYETPTYSTIEQDIFTILIKITGQGNFPHFYFPEIETYNSKILNKKKNYSFKPSKNGYKGSISQIYTVKPDTKGSVFLNIGDFNYLNPDNDTVYTLKGKKLKYEYSGEFNNINKIQNNVDSDFKLLSYTDILNYKNKTFLFFVSYYYLLLIPGFLLSLVILINYKKFFAASSFGLVILILAIGISLNAVNDGLLSEKNINDLIENYNTKNYDTALIKIDNILKKYPNYSGLWLNRALVLSKMDRDFDAIYSAYKAFLASPNNETSYKVIDLIEAKNGVIDNVRNNSFIFSNIFFIISLFLINFLVVSISYRFLAKNLKKIIVFLLFSAVCFTIFETYYFYSEQQSEVGIIKGDLVSLYKVPDNFSRSWRFLKGNASVYILDSKDDFVLIETSYGLQGWIHKNFIVSLKDDVI encoded by the coding sequence TTGGTAATATTTTTTATTTATTTTTTTTCAATTGCAAGACTTTATTCGCTTACGGGTATTGATTTTGTTAAAAATATTAAGGTTTTAAAGGGCGACAAATTTATTCAGATTGTAAGGCTTAATAATCCTATGCAAGATATTGATATAAATTTACTAAAAGTTGAAATAAATAAAGAAGTTCAATCCAATTCTAATGTTTTATCAATATCTAGAACAACAGATAATAATTTTTCTTTTATTGAGATCAAGGTTGAATATCTTTTTGATAATTTAGGATTTATTAAGATTCCTCCATTAAAAGTAATTTATAAGGGTGATTATTATTTATCTTCAGAAGTTGAAGTTAGTGTGCTAAGAGCTGATGAAATAAATTCTTTTGGTTTGCCAGTTGATTTATATTGGGATCTTGATAAAAAGGAAGTTTATGAATATCAAAGTATTGGACTTATTTTGCGCTCGAATTGGCTTTCAGATAGTAATTCTAATGAAATGTCTGGATTTTTGCCTGCCATTAAGGATGCCATGGTTGAAAAGATGCCTATATTTGGGGATATTAAATATAGAACTTTTCATAATAAAGAAATTTTAGATGTACCTTTTTATAACTTTATACTAACTCCTCTTAAGGGTTCAAAAAATGTTTTGATTCCTAGTTTTTCTTTTAATATTGGTTCTGGTCTTGTTAGGAATACCCCTGGGCTTTTATTAAAAGTCAAACCAATTCCTGGAGAGGTTAAATCTTTAGCAGTAGGGACTTTTAGAATTGATTATGAGACCCCAACTTATTCAACAATTGAGCAAGATATATTTACTATTTTAATAAAAATTACAGGTCAAGGAAATTTTCCACATTTTTACTTTCCAGAGATTGAAACTTATAATTCTAAAATTCTTAATAAAAAGAAAAATTATAGCTTTAAGCCTTCTAAAAATGGATACAAGGGTAGCATTTCTCAGATTTATACAGTTAAGCCCGATACCAAAGGTAGTGTATTTTTAAATATTGGTGATTTTAATTATTTAAATCCCGATAATGATACAGTTTATACCCTTAAAGGGAAAAAATTGAAGTATGAATATTCAGGAGAGTTTAACAATATAAATAAAATACAAAATAATGTAGATTCTGATTTTAAACTATTATCTTATACTGATATTTTAAATTACAAAAATAAAACTTTTTTATTTTTTGTTTCATATTATTATTTACTTTTAATTCCAGGATTTTTATTATCTTTAGTTATTTTAATTAACTATAAAAAATTTTTTGCAGCATCAAGTTTTGGATTGGTGATTTTAATATTGGCTATTGGCATTAGTTTAAATGCTGTAAATGATGGTTTATTATCAGAGAAAAATATAAATGATTTGATTGAAAACTATAATACTAAAAATTATGATACTGCACTTATCAAGATTGATAATATTCTTAAAAAATATCCAAATTATTCAGGACTTTGGTTAAATAGAGCTCTTGTTTTAAGTAAAATGGATAGGGATTTTGATGCTATTTATTCAGCTTATAAGGCATTTTTGGCTTCTCCAAATAATGAAACCTCTTATAAGGTTATTGATTTGATTGAAGCTAAGAATGGAGTTATAGATAATGTTCGTAACAATAGTTTTATTTTTTCTAATATTTTTTTTATTATTAGCTTATTTTTGATTAATTTTTTAGTTGTATCTATTTCTTATAGATTTTTGGCAAAAAATTTGAAAAAAATAATTGTATTTTTACTTTTTTCTGCTGTTTGTTTTACTATATTTGAAACATATTATTTTTATTCTGAGCAACAATCTGAGGTAGGAATAATTAAGGGCGATTTAGTTTCTCTTTATAAAGTTCCTGACAATTTTTCAAGGAGTTGGAGATTTTTAAAAGGAAATGCAAGTGTTTATATTCTTGACAGTAAAGACGATTTTGTTCTTATTGAAACAAGTTATGGACTTCAGGGCTGGATTCACAAGAATTTTATTGTGTCCTTAAAAGATGATGTAATCTAA
- a CDS encoding tetratricopeptide repeat protein: MGRNFLAVLYSCFLCLGFLSCSNVKSMSLMAIGNYEYVRGNYQNAISNYYNLVDDKKYSAWGYYNLGVVYYSLGEYESSLRIFSYAKKTNDVFLNFNVNYNEGVIYYNQGLYHKAEMAFKEALKINPGSYNAKYNLELAIIKKRTVRDSLNSLSVEKSKNFVESNENFLRYIENLERVVWLRKIDENLTVQKEDW, translated from the coding sequence GTGGGACGAAACTTTCTAGCGGTTTTATATTCTTGCTTTTTGTGTTTGGGTTTTTTGTCTTGTTCAAATGTTAAGTCCATGTCTTTAATGGCTATTGGTAATTACGAATATGTTAGAGGAAATTATCAAAATGCAATTTCAAATTATTATAATCTTGTAGATGATAAAAAATATTCTGCTTGGGGATATTACAATCTTGGTGTTGTATATTATTCTTTAGGTGAGTATGAAAGTTCTCTTAGAATATTCTCTTACGCAAAGAAGACCAATGATGTTTTTTTAAATTTTAATGTTAATTATAACGAGGGAGTAATATATTATAATCAAGGATTGTATCATAAGGCTGAGATGGCTTTTAAGGAAGCTTTAAAAATTAATCCTGGTAGTTATAATGCTAAATATAATCTTGAACTTGCAATAATAAAAAAACGAACGGTGCGTGACAGTTTGAATTCTTTAAGTGTAGAAAAAAGTAAAAATTTTGTTGAAAGTAATGAAAATTTTTTAAGGTATATTGAAAATCTTGAGAGGGTCGTATGGTTGAGAAAAATAGACGAAAATCTAACTGTTCAAAAAGAAGATTGGTAA